A genomic window from Candidatus Denitrolinea symbiosum includes:
- a CDS encoding transposase, IS256 family, with amino-acid sequence MAKEKKKGAGIQEIMPSAEEVQKELAKAKSMDDFFGKEGIFARLFADTIETMLEAELSEELGYEPYEAKGRNSGNSRNGRYPKKVRTSAGETTIQVPRDRNGEYEPKIVKKHEANTSELEKKIIAMYAKGMSVRDIQETLQELYGVEVSPTTLSAITDKVWDLVEAWQNRPLASIYAVIYLDAIHIKLRLDGKVVNTAVYTVLGVDLEGQRDVLGHWIGEGSESSNFWLSVVTDLQARGVQDIFIACMDGLTGFKDAVLAVFPRTEIQRCIIHQIRNSLKYVTWSDRKKFMADLRSVYQAATREAAEAQLRQLHEKWGDKYAIAIRSWQTNWEDLATYFAYPAEIRRLIYTTNAVEGYHRQLRKVTKSKGAFPSPQAARKLLFLVHREIVKKWTSPIRNWALILNQLVIRFEGRMPI; translated from the coding sequence ATGGCTAAGGAAAAGAAGAAAGGGGCGGGGATCCAGGAGATCATGCCGAGCGCCGAGGAGGTGCAGAAGGAGCTGGCGAAGGCAAAATCGATGGATGACTTTTTCGGGAAAGAGGGGATCTTTGCCCGATTGTTTGCCGACACGATCGAGACGATGCTGGAGGCGGAACTGAGTGAAGAACTGGGATATGAACCGTACGAAGCGAAGGGGAGGAACAGTGGGAACAGCCGGAACGGTCGTTACCCGAAGAAGGTGCGCACCTCTGCCGGAGAAACCACGATCCAGGTGCCACGGGATCGGAATGGGGAGTACGAACCGAAGATCGTGAAGAAGCATGAGGCAAACACGAGTGAACTGGAAAAGAAGATCATAGCCATGTACGCGAAAGGCATGTCGGTGCGGGATATCCAGGAAACGCTCCAGGAGCTCTATGGCGTGGAGGTTTCTCCCACCACTCTGAGTGCCATCACGGACAAGGTCTGGGATCTGGTGGAAGCCTGGCAGAACCGGCCGCTGGCAAGCATCTATGCCGTGATTTACCTGGATGCGATCCACATCAAGCTGCGTCTGGACGGCAAGGTCGTGAATACGGCCGTGTATACGGTCCTGGGCGTGGACCTGGAAGGTCAGCGAGACGTTTTGGGGCACTGGATCGGCGAAGGCAGCGAAAGCTCTAATTTTTGGCTCAGTGTCGTAACTGACCTGCAAGCGCGCGGTGTGCAGGACATCTTCATCGCCTGCATGGATGGACTGACTGGCTTCAAGGACGCTGTTCTGGCCGTCTTTCCCAGAACCGAGATCCAGCGCTGCATTATCCACCAAATCCGAAACAGCCTGAAGTATGTGACCTGGTCTGATCGCAAGAAGTTCATGGCCGACCTGCGCTCGGTCTACCAGGCTGCCACCCGAGAAGCCGCCGAAGCCCAGTTGCGCCAGCTCCACGAAAAATGGGGCGATAAATATGCCATCGCCATTCGTTCGTGGCAGACCAACTGGGAAGATCTCGCCACCTATTTCGCCTATCCGGCGGAGATCCGTCGGTTGATCTACACCACCAACGCGGTGGAAGGCTACCACCGCCAGCTGCGCAAGGTCACCAAATCCAAAGGTGCGTTTCCCTCCCCGCAGGCGGCTCGCAAGTTGCTGTTCCTGGTTCACCGGGAGATCGTCAAGAAATGGACCAGCCCCATTCGTAACTGGGCGCTGATCCTCAACCAGTTGGTCATCCGATTTGAAGGGCGGATGCCCATCTGA
- a CDS encoding ThiF family adenylyltransferase, whose translation MRKYRLKISREDFDKLRHLVLADLPDEAGAFALAGIAEYGDQTDILVRRPISVPKHMMLVQNEYRLEVASQAINGLIALCEANQLGAVICHSHPSGLRYSHSDDYGEERIADTLRPFIPARAPIASLLFIPDDVTGRIWLANDSRSINLDEIIVIGHHIQKFELRKVPSSSAKLDLYDRQVRAFGKDGQTAISRAKVGIIGLGGTGSPIAEQLVRLGVLDLVLIDPDKFSPTNLSRVYGMYYGSVRKSRFFSEYKVNLVASNLRRINPNAQIRAITQNVVLSKTASLLLDRDVLFLCTDEHWGRSIVNQIAYQYMIPTINLGVRITSDAGVISHAIGTKDILRPDKPCLWCKQFLRSERIAAESMPIEERRNLLEQGYVEDIDSKTPAVISFTSSVASSAVSLFVHLLTNFMGDAGEISRINYDFLTGLSNRGITNIDKKCICQKVKGFGDLAPLPTLTTLAK comes from the coding sequence ATGAGAAAATACAGGTTGAAAATCTCGCGTGAAGATTTCGATAAACTGCGCCATTTAGTTTTGGCTGATCTGCCCGATGAGGCGGGAGCTTTTGCATTGGCAGGAATCGCTGAATATGGCGATCAAACAGATATTCTCGTAAGACGACCAATTTCAGTTCCCAAACACATGATGTTGGTTCAAAACGAATATCGCCTTGAAGTTGCGTCTCAAGCAATAAATGGCTTGATTGCCTTGTGTGAGGCGAACCAGTTAGGGGCAGTAATATGTCATAGCCATCCAAGTGGGCTAAGATATTCACATTCGGATGATTATGGGGAGGAAAGGATTGCGGATACCCTTCGCCCATTCATCCCAGCAAGAGCGCCCATAGCAAGCCTGCTTTTTATTCCCGACGATGTTACAGGCAGGATATGGCTTGCAAATGATTCTCGGTCTATCAACCTGGACGAGATTATTGTGATAGGACACCACATTCAAAAATTTGAATTGCGAAAGGTTCCAAGCAGTTCAGCCAAACTGGATTTGTATGACCGTCAAGTAAGGGCATTTGGGAAAGATGGACAAACGGCTATCTCACGTGCCAAGGTAGGCATCATTGGGTTAGGAGGAACAGGTTCGCCCATTGCCGAACAATTGGTGCGACTTGGGGTTTTGGATCTTGTACTGATTGATCCTGATAAATTTTCCCCGACAAACCTTTCTCGTGTCTATGGCATGTATTATGGGTCAGTAAGGAAATCTAGATTCTTTTCCGAGTATAAGGTTAACCTGGTGGCTTCGAATCTAAGAAGAATAAATCCGAATGCGCAGATTCGTGCAATCACTCAAAATGTTGTGTTGAGTAAAACTGCTTCGCTACTACTGGATCGAGATGTTCTCTTTCTCTGCACAGATGAACATTGGGGTCGTTCTATTGTCAACCAGATTGCCTATCAGTATATGATTCCGACCATCAATCTTGGTGTCCGAATCACCTCTGATGCTGGTGTGATTTCTCACGCGATAGGCACAAAGGATATTCTTCGACCGGATAAGCCCTGTCTGTGGTGCAAGCAATTCCTCCGATCCGAGAGAATTGCAGCAGAGAGCATGCCGATTGAAGAGCGACGAAACCTGCTTGAACAAGGATATGTCGAGGATATTGATTCCAAGACGCCGGCAGTAATAAGTTTTACATCAAGCGTAGCAAGTTCTGCCGTATCCTTGTTTGTTCATCTACTCACAAATTTTATGGGCGACGCTGGAGAAATCAGCCGAATAAATTATGATTTCCTCACTGGTTTGTCCAACAGAGGAATAACAAATATTGATAAGAAGTGCATTTGTCAGAAGGTGAAGGGATTTGGTGATCTAGCCCCATTGCCTACATTGACCACGCTGGCAAAATAG
- a CDS encoding metallopeptidase M23 family — protein sequence MKGFFRLSIALMTAPLLCGAALVVGYVMIVVLTIPQLPSWAQPGVEQWLFDVPQYSETSDNGSYTDDSAPAGLSAVLWDGYTGPESDIYGLPLVGPIQHWSTWYDKPLLGCTFHDPNYKSHTGDDFPVNEGTPVHTTMGGKVVWAGSNGPWGNLVVIENNGYQIWLAHLSSVQASTGDILRYGDVVGLSGNTGNSTGAHLHYGIKHKTGEKSYVWLNPQSFFTEEEYINIGCSD from the coding sequence GTGAAGGGCTTCTTCCGTCTTTCCATCGCATTGATGACCGCCCCGTTGCTTTGCGGGGCGGCTTTGGTTGTGGGGTATGTGATGATTGTTGTTCTCACAATTCCCCAATTACCGTCCTGGGCGCAGCCGGGCGTCGAGCAGTGGCTGTTCGACGTGCCGCAATACAGCGAGACCAGCGACAATGGTTCTTACACGGACGACTCGGCTCCTGCCGGCCTGAGCGCCGTTTTGTGGGATGGATACACCGGTCCAGAATCGGATATCTACGGCTTGCCGCTCGTTGGACCTATCCAGCATTGGAGTACGTGGTATGACAAACCCTTGCTCGGTTGTACTTTCCATGACCCTAACTATAAGTCTCACACCGGGGATGATTTTCCCGTGAATGAGGGAACGCCCGTGCATACCACAATGGGCGGGAAGGTCGTGTGGGCAGGTTCGAATGGTCCCTGGGGAAATCTGGTCGTTATTGAAAACAACGGCTACCAAATCTGGCTGGCGCATCTGAGCAGTGTTCAGGCATCCACAGGTGATATTTTGCGTTACGGCGACGTGGTTGGTTTGAGCGGCAACACCGGTAACAGTACGGGCGCACACCTGCATTATGGCATCAAGCACAAGACCGGGGAAAAGAGTTACGTCTGGCTCAACCCGCAATCCTTCTTCACCGAAGAGGAATACATCAACATCGGGTGTTCGGATTAA
- a CDS encoding prepilin peptidase, with the protein MIWLFMYALAISLYDLRTRRIPNWCTLPLLATGMIAHFPSRPEVWLASFGLLWAWAGGWMGAGDVKLWMALLWALPVEGSSHALLFMFIAFLVTGLAQIIWRTIRKQAMTDVNSPAAWRTLPFLLLYWYVH; encoded by the coding sequence ATGATCTGGTTGTTCATGTACGCTCTGGCTATCAGCCTGTACGACCTGCGCACGCGGCGAATCCCAAACTGGTGCACGCTTCCTCTGCTTGCAACAGGAATGATTGCGCACTTCCCCAGTCGCCCCGAAGTATGGCTCGCCAGTTTTGGATTGTTGTGGGCCTGGGCAGGCGGCTGGATGGGCGCGGGGGACGTCAAACTCTGGATGGCGCTGTTGTGGGCATTGCCGGTCGAGGGATCTTCTCATGCGCTTCTTTTTATGTTCATTGCATTCCTCGTTACTGGTCTTGCACAGATCATCTGGCGAACCATCAGAAAACAAGCGATGACGGACGTGAACTCCCCCGCCGCATGGCGGACCCTCCCCTTCCTTCTGTTGTATTGGTATGTACACTGA
- a CDS encoding helix-turn-helix transcriptional regulator: MSIWDRFLYLIGLRPTPGPRTYRFDVSDSLQVTLSTIAQDEGRPEHELIPELLNAGLTQYTSQERLWKRWETLSAREKDVVALVCLEYTNSQIAARLNISPDTVKARLGNAFRKFGVHKRSDLRLLLAHWDFSAWER, translated from the coding sequence ATGTCTATCTGGGATCGCTTTCTGTACCTGATAGGCTTGCGTCCTACGCCCGGCCCCCGAACCTATCGTTTCGATGTGAGTGACAGCCTGCAAGTCACCCTTTCGACAATCGCCCAAGACGAGGGTCGTCCTGAACATGAATTGATTCCCGAACTCCTGAACGCCGGCCTGACACAATATACCTCCCAAGAAAGGTTGTGGAAGAGGTGGGAGACTCTCTCCGCGCGCGAGAAGGATGTGGTTGCCCTAGTCTGCCTGGAATACACCAACAGCCAGATCGCAGCCCGGCTGAACATCTCTCCCGATACGGTCAAGGCGCGGCTGGGAAATGCGTTCCGAAAATTCGGTGTGCATAAGCGCTCGGACCTGCGCCTCCTGCTGGCACATTGGGATTTCAGCGCGTGGGAGAGATAG
- a CDS encoding pilus assembly protein: MARGKEKGQAMAEFALVMPILILLLFGMTFAAFYAFRSAATDWGVFITGVASGSYNTPATEHARENVLWPDLADRIHAGQSGPRQVRSLISIEDSRDWIFGIRLIEAQRAATHFRLWRFYPGPPPAGGIE, from the coding sequence ATGGCACGCGGGAAGGAAAAGGGGCAAGCGATGGCGGAGTTTGCGCTGGTCATGCCGATCCTGATCCTGCTCCTGTTCGGCATGACCTTCGCCGCGTTCTACGCCTTTCGTTCCGCCGCCACGGATTGGGGTGTGTTCATCACCGGCGTCGCTTCTGGTTCGTACAACACCCCAGCGACGGAACACGCAAGGGAGAATGTTTTATGGCCCGACCTCGCGGATCGCATCCACGCCGGTCAGAGCGGCCCGCGCCAGGTGCGTTCGCTGATCAGCATCGAAGACTCACGCGACTGGATCTTTGGCATCCGCCTGATCGAAGCGCAACGCGCCGCGACCCATTTTCGCTTATGGCGGTTCTATCCCGGACCGCCCCCTGCTGGAGGCATCGAATGA
- a CDS encoding Flp family type IVb pilin: MFKLLQRFIREEDGQDFAEYALILGAVGVVAIAVIARYRNELIAAFEAGIEALRMARGG, from the coding sequence ATGTTCAAGTTGTTGCAACGTTTCATCCGCGAAGAGGATGGTCAGGACTTTGCAGAATACGCGCTGATCCTGGGCGCGGTCGGCGTGGTCGCGATTGCCGTGATCGCCCGCTATCGCAATGAACTGATCGCCGCCTTCGAAGCGGGCATCGAAGCCCTGCGCATGGCACGAGGCGGATAA
- a CDS encoding LytR family transcriptional regulator has product MPQSSGKPSFYHPSWRSIAYWSFALIATIGAFLLVRRLTACWRLTALPGIPPSYCSAEPSNPSGSPDPYDVNLPAALILPEGSAPEMEIPQWDGGSRVNIAFFGLRGGDAGGEDCPACTDTIILLTVDPVTKTAGMLSIPRDMWVNIPGFGYSRINTAWTIGEAAKLPGSGPGLAMETVSQFIGVPVHYYVQVDFGTFVSFINLIGGIDVYVEERMVLDPAGPGQDHFVLKPGDYRHLTGKRALAYARCRDASKGCSGGDFGRAKRQQQVILAIRDKVLDPAYFPKLVAQAPQIYAEFSSGIHTNMSFEDALKLAMLVKDIPAENIRQGVIDSSMAIPADTTLGGVPASVLRPVPDLIRILRDEIFVPGGPVSPLAQGDLRTLMQAEEAKIRIINKTYSAGLEERTARFLTAQGMQIVEFGMPTGASNQTKLILYSSKLYTLRYLAELFGVGSPQIVIQPDPTSNVDIEIRIGEDWVSRLPVGH; this is encoded by the coding sequence ATGCCGCAGTCATCCGGAAAGCCCAGCTTCTATCATCCCTCCTGGAGGTCCATCGCGTATTGGTCCTTCGCCCTGATCGCAACCATAGGGGCTTTTTTGCTTGTGCGCCGTCTGACGGCCTGCTGGCGGCTGACCGCGCTCCCCGGCATTCCCCCCTCTTACTGTTCCGCAGAGCCTTCCAATCCATCCGGCTCGCCTGATCCCTACGATGTCAATCTACCGGCCGCACTTATTCTCCCTGAAGGTTCAGCGCCGGAAATGGAGATTCCCCAATGGGACGGCGGCAGCCGGGTCAACATCGCCTTCTTCGGCTTGCGCGGAGGCGACGCGGGCGGCGAAGACTGTCCGGCTTGCACAGATACCATCATCCTGTTGACGGTAGACCCGGTCACGAAAACGGCCGGCATGTTATCCATCCCACGCGACATGTGGGTCAATATTCCGGGGTTCGGTTACAGCCGCATCAATACTGCCTGGACCATCGGGGAGGCTGCCAAACTGCCGGGCAGCGGACCGGGTCTGGCGATGGAGACCGTCTCGCAATTCATCGGCGTTCCAGTTCATTACTATGTTCAGGTGGATTTTGGGACGTTCGTTTCGTTCATCAACCTGATTGGCGGGATTGATGTGTACGTCGAAGAACGGATGGTGCTCGATCCCGCAGGTCCCGGACAGGATCACTTTGTGTTGAAACCCGGGGACTACCGCCATCTGACCGGCAAGCGCGCCCTGGCGTATGCACGCTGCCGCGATGCGTCCAAGGGATGCAGCGGCGGCGATTTCGGCCGCGCCAAACGCCAGCAGCAGGTCATCCTGGCGATCCGCGACAAGGTGCTTGACCCAGCTTATTTTCCAAAACTCGTTGCGCAGGCTCCGCAGATCTATGCGGAGTTTTCGTCCGGCATTCACACCAATATGTCCTTTGAGGATGCCTTGAAACTGGCGATGTTGGTAAAGGACATTCCGGCTGAAAACATCCGGCAGGGTGTGATCGATTCCAGCATGGCGATCCCGGCTGATACGACCCTGGGCGGGGTTCCCGCCAGCGTCCTGCGCCCCGTTCCTGATCTGATCCGCATCCTGCGGGATGAGATATTTGTTCCAGGCGGACCGGTGAGCCCGCTGGCGCAGGGGGACTTGAGGACGTTGATGCAGGCGGAAGAGGCGAAGATCAGGATCATCAACAAAACCTACAGCGCCGGCCTGGAGGAACGCACCGCCAGATTTCTGACGGCTCAGGGAATGCAGATCGTGGAATTTGGCATGCCTACTGGAGCTTCCAATCAGACCAAATTGATTCTGTATTCCTCCAAGTTGTACACCCTGCGATATTTAGCAGAGCTGTTCGGGGTGGGAAGCCCACAGATCGTTATCCAGCCCGATCCAACCTCAAATGTGGATATCGAAATTCGCATTGGGGAGGATTGGGTGAGCAGGCTGCCAGTTGGGCATTAA
- a CDS encoding chromosome partitioning protein (ParA) family protein, whose translation MPTKTICIANQKGGVGKTTTAVSLAHGLSQKGRRVLLIDLDPQGQCATALGRSPEPGAFYMLTMGATPQETTFVQSWLRSSGREGLYLLPGDQQTMAAQTVLNAQDQPISAIRNSISRFFKEGLHYIIFDTAPSVGGIQERAVWASDLVIVPTATEFLSADGVSKVLLMMSVLQEKKNWRGNLLGILPTFYDENTRESKATMEDLRERFDASVLPPIHRATLLRECAAQGQTIFEMDLLCRAAKEYQALTQLVMKF comes from the coding sequence ATGCCTACAAAGACAATTTGTATCGCCAACCAAAAAGGCGGGGTCGGCAAGACCACCACTGCCGTTTCCCTCGCACACGGTTTATCCCAAAAGGGACGAAGGGTTCTCCTGATCGATCTCGACCCTCAAGGTCAGTGCGCCACCGCGCTTGGACGAAGCCCAGAACCAGGCGCGTTCTACATGCTCACGATGGGCGCAACGCCGCAGGAGACCACCTTCGTGCAGTCGTGGCTGCGCTCCTCGGGTCGTGAAGGGCTGTATCTCCTGCCCGGCGACCAGCAGACGATGGCCGCCCAAACCGTGCTGAACGCGCAGGACCAACCCATCTCCGCCATCCGAAATTCGATCAGCCGCTTCTTCAAAGAGGGATTGCATTACATCATCTTTGACACTGCTCCAAGCGTGGGCGGCATCCAAGAGCGCGCGGTGTGGGCTTCCGATCTCGTGATCGTCCCCACCGCCACCGAGTTCCTGTCCGCAGACGGCGTCTCCAAAGTCTTGCTGATGATGAGCGTTCTGCAGGAGAAAAAGAACTGGCGCGGGAATCTGCTGGGGATTCTCCCGACCTTCTACGACGAAAACACCCGCGAGAGCAAGGCAACGATGGAGGATTTGCGCGAACGCTTCGACGCCAGCGTCCTGCCTCCCATCCACCGCGCCACCCTCTTGCGTGAATGCGCCGCGCAGGGACAGACCATCTTCGAGATGGACCTGTTGTGCCGCGCCGCCAAGGAATACCAGGCGCTGACCCAGCTGGTGATGAAGTTCTAG
- a CDS encoding DNA-binding protein: protein MEDWLTTYEAARVSGYNPDYIRQLIRSQKVRGRKWGLSWQVSRRSLEEYVKKAEKLGERRGAKPRPGSKRR, encoded by the coding sequence ATGGAAGATTGGTTGACGACCTATGAAGCCGCTCGCGTAAGCGGTTACAACCCGGATTACATTCGGCAGTTGATTCGCTCTCAGAAAGTGCGGGGCAGGAAGTGGGGATTATCCTGGCAGGTCAGCCGGCGATCTCTTGAAGAATATGTGAAGAAAGCTGAGAAGCTGGGGGAACGGCGCGGCGCAAAACCGAGACCTGGTTCCAAGAGGCGTTAA
- a CDS encoding thioredoxin domain-containing protein yields MSNHLINANSPYLLQHAHNPVDWYPWGEEALAKARAEDKPIFLSIGYAACHWCHVMAHESFEDESTAALMNANFVNIKVDREERPDLDAIYMQATMAMTGSGGWPMSVFLTPDLRPFYAGTYFPPVRRANMPSFKEILTAIARTWREDRQEADRVGQQVFQHIQSQTQASGDKIPVDAAALEAAARALTDSYDWGHGGWGDAPKFPQPMTVEFLLRRAVSDSPQRGQILKVCAHILDAMSRGGMYDVVGGGFARYSVDNFWRVPHFEK; encoded by the coding sequence ATGTCAAATCATCTGATCAACGCAAATTCTCCCTATCTCCTCCAGCACGCGCACAATCCCGTGGACTGGTATCCGTGGGGCGAGGAGGCGCTCGCCAAAGCCCGCGCCGAAGACAAGCCGATCTTCCTCAGCATTGGATACGCCGCCTGTCACTGGTGCCACGTAATGGCGCACGAATCCTTCGAAGACGAGTCCACCGCCGCGCTGATGAACGCGAACTTCGTCAACATCAAAGTAGACCGCGAGGAACGTCCCGACCTTGACGCCATCTACATGCAAGCCACGATGGCGATGACCGGTTCGGGCGGCTGGCCGATGTCCGTCTTCCTCACGCCCGACCTGCGTCCGTTCTATGCTGGCACATACTTCCCTCCCGTCCGCCGCGCCAACATGCCGTCGTTCAAGGAAATACTGACAGCCATCGCGCGGACGTGGCGCGAGGACCGGCAGGAGGCGGACCGCGTCGGGCAACAGGTGTTCCAACACATCCAATCGCAGACGCAAGCGAGCGGCGACAAAATCCCCGTCGACGCGGCGGCGCTCGAAGCGGCCGCGCGCGCGCTGACCGATTCGTACGATTGGGGCCACGGCGGCTGGGGCGACGCGCCCAAATTCCCGCAGCCGATGACCGTCGAATTCCTGCTCCGCCGCGCCGTCTCCGATTCCCCACAGCGCGGGCAAATCTTAAAAGTCTGCGCGCACATTCTCGACGCCATGTCGCGCGGCGGCATGTACGATGTCGTCGGCGGCGGCTTCGCGCGCTACAGCGTGGACAATTTCTGGCGCGTGCCGCACTTCGAGAAATAG
- a CDS encoding 3-oxoadipyl-CoA thiolase, which produces MNTPVIVDAIRTPVGALGGILAPVRPDDLGALVIKEIVKRSGLDPALVEEVYFGCANQAGEDNRNVARMSALLAGLPVEVAGVAVNRLCASGLAAVNQASRAIRAGEGEVFVAGGVESMSRAPYSFPKAESGYAFGNLTAYDTALGWRYPNPKMKEMYGTDSMGETAENIAAERPHLTREKQDAFALRSHQRAVAAIDSGRFAEEIMPVPVPQRKGDPVLAATDERPRRDTTLESLAKLKPAFKKDGTVTAGNSSGLNDGAAALLLMSEAKARALNLRPLVRVVASAAAGVPPRVMGYGPVPATRKALARAGLKMDDIGLVELNEAFAVQALAVIEDLGVDPELVNVNGGAIAIGHPLGCSGARLAATLVHEMRLRAKAGKPVKYGLATLCVGVGQGEATIFEWMG; this is translated from the coding sequence ATGAACACACCTGTCATCGTTGACGCCATCCGCACGCCCGTGGGCGCGCTGGGAGGGATTCTCGCGCCCGTCCGCCCCGACGACCTCGGCGCGCTCGTCATCAAAGAAATCGTCAAACGCTCGGGACTCGATCCCGCGCTCGTGGAGGAAGTCTACTTCGGGTGCGCGAACCAGGCGGGCGAAGACAACCGCAACGTGGCGCGCATGTCGGCGCTGCTGGCGGGGCTGCCCGTCGAGGTGGCGGGAGTCGCCGTTAACCGCCTGTGCGCCTCGGGTTTGGCCGCGGTCAACCAGGCGTCACGCGCGATCCGGGCGGGCGAGGGCGAGGTCTTCGTCGCGGGCGGAGTCGAGTCCATGTCCCGCGCGCCGTACTCGTTCCCGAAAGCCGAGTCGGGTTACGCGTTCGGGAATCTCACCGCCTACGACACCGCGCTCGGCTGGCGCTATCCGAATCCGAAAATGAAGGAAATGTACGGGACCGACTCGATGGGCGAGACCGCCGAAAACATCGCCGCGGAACGCCCGCACCTGACGCGTGAAAAGCAGGACGCGTTCGCCCTGCGCTCGCACCAGCGCGCCGTCGCCGCCATCGACTCGGGACGCTTCGCCGAGGAAATCATGCCCGTGCCGGTCCCGCAGAGGAAAGGCGATCCCGTCCTCGCGGCGACGGACGAACGCCCGCGCCGCGACACCACGCTGGAATCGCTGGCGAAGTTGAAACCCGCCTTCAAAAAAGACGGAACGGTGACGGCGGGAAATTCGTCTGGATTAAACGACGGCGCGGCCGCGCTGTTGTTGATGAGCGAGGCCAAAGCCCGCGCGCTGAATCTTCGGCCGCTCGTCCGCGTGGTCGCTTCGGCCGCGGCGGGCGTGCCGCCCCGCGTCATGGGCTACGGCCCCGTCCCCGCCACGCGGAAGGCGCTGGCGCGCGCGGGCCTGAAAATGGACGACATCGGGCTGGTGGAACTCAACGAAGCCTTCGCCGTCCAGGCGCTGGCGGTCATCGAAGACCTCGGCGTGGATCCCGAACTCGTCAACGTGAACGGCGGCGCCATCGCCATCGGCCATCCGCTCGGCTGTTCGGGCGCGCGCCTCGCCGCCACCCTCGTCCACGAAATGCGCCTGCGCGCCAAAGCGGGCAAGCCAGTGAAGTACGGACTTGCCACTTTGTGCGTCGGCGTCGGTCAGGGCGAAGCGACGATCTTCGAGTGGATGGGATAA
- a CDS encoding polysaccharide pyruvyl transferase CsaB: MHLILPRVIYGNLGDLASRWGVLRALHQLGAEDVTVFRNLDMDIPALPFRALDYRPLRNLRLDRDARAAFRRADAVLWAVGLDMQDDSSLARMMYLWVAFRLYRVLGLKVICLFQGAGPVATRAGRVVARGVLSQVDTFVARDPGTFALVGKLNARAPRVLAHDAIFLPGFEADLHPNDSLDPLFQTGGRPVIGVNIRQWFHFASSLLPYQFSRQKYRQRSEARMRELIRSTTELIASLRARQRARVLLISAYQAGVLPWEDDLPWLERVKADFADDDEVRLVNMALTMPAYYDLMSRLDLMIGMRLHSSLAALRLGVPSINLSYTLKGGDILRHLGLPDSVADLQSFIASPKDALERAESMLENRADESATVRAAAKSAIELNIEVMKKLLLPDQESESSLVRPPGRATFGTGRS, encoded by the coding sequence CTTCCGCAATCTCGACATGGACATCCCCGCGCTCCCTTTCCGCGCGCTCGATTATCGTCCCCTCCGCAACCTGCGCCTCGACCGCGACGCGCGCGCCGCCTTCCGCCGCGCCGACGCCGTCCTCTGGGCGGTCGGCCTCGACATGCAGGACGACTCCAGCCTGGCGCGCATGATGTATCTTTGGGTCGCGTTTCGTTTGTATCGCGTCCTCGGCCTAAAGGTGATCTGTCTCTTCCAGGGCGCGGGACCCGTCGCCACCCGCGCGGGACGCGTCGTCGCCCGCGGCGTCCTCTCGCAGGTGGACACCTTCGTCGCGCGCGATCCCGGCACGTTCGCCCTCGTCGGGAAATTGAACGCACGCGCGCCGCGCGTCCTCGCCCACGATGCCATCTTCCTGCCTGGGTTTGAAGCGGACCTCCATCCAAACGATTCGCTCGATCCTCTCTTCCAAACCGGCGGCCGCCCCGTCATCGGCGTCAACATCCGCCAGTGGTTTCACTTCGCCTCGTCCCTCCTGCCCTATCAATTTTCGCGCCAGAAATACCGCCAACGCTCCGAAGCGCGGATGCGGGAACTCATCCGCTCGACGACGGAACTGATCGCCTCGCTTCGCGCCCGACAGCGCGCGCGCGTCCTCCTGATCTCCGCGTACCAGGCGGGCGTCCTGCCCTGGGAGGACGACCTGCCCTGGCTGGAACGCGTGAAAGCCGACTTCGCGGACGATGACGAGGTCAGGCTCGTCAACATGGCGCTGACTATGCCGGCGTATTACGATCTCATGTCCCGCCTGGATCTGATGATCGGGATGCGCCTGCACTCCTCGCTGGCTGCCCTGCGCCTCGGCGTCCCGTCCATCAATTTGAGTTACACTCTCAAAGGCGGAGACATCCTCCGTCACCTCGGCCTGCCCGATTCCGTCGCGGACCTGCAAAGTTTCATCGCGTCGCCGAAGGACGCGCTGGAGCGCGCCGAGTCCATGCTGGAAAATCGCGCCGACGAATCCGCCACAGTCCGCGCGGCGGCGAAAAGCGCGATTGAGTTGAATATAGAAGTGATGAAAAAACTCCTGCTCCCCGATCAGGAATCCGAAAGTTCCCTGGTCCGACCACCAGGACGGGCTACTTTCGGTACTGGTAGATCCTGA